In Necator americanus strain Aroian chromosome IV, whole genome shotgun sequence, the following proteins share a genomic window:
- a CDS encoding hypothetical protein (NECATOR_CHRIV.G15525.T2) — MFVRIVGLLLLLSVFEARHLVIRRGSNAYGDEMVVPSGGVGTGAIQAPAPEQPAAVVVQPPPSVEAKVVESGYRA, encoded by the exons ATGTTCGTTCGCATTGTGGGGTTGCTCTTACTCCTAAGTGTCTTTGAGGCCCGACATCTTG TTATAAGACGCGGCAGCAATGCCTATGGAGATGAAATGGTAGTGCCTTCTGGTGGTGTTGGTACTGGTGCCATCCAGGCTCCTGCACCCGAACAACCCGCTGCAGTCGTCGTTCAGCCACCGCCATCAGTGGAGGCCAAAGTCGTAGAAAGCGGATATCGTGcgtag
- a CDS encoding hypothetical protein (NECATOR_CHRIV.G15528.T1), whose product MRSLSALYDVLLEQAGHSVEVGVHQGSSLSPLLFILCMDTITKEIEKQHPGTLLFADDVMLASESRNDLQKQIQSWKEQYGLCLNTSKTEYMEGGPRIEDGSIRVDSTELNKVNCFKYLDPK is encoded by the coding sequence atgcgaagtctatcagcgttgtacgatgtgctgttggaacaagcaggccattccgtagaagtaggggttcatcagggttcatccctctcacccctgctgttcatactgtgcatggacacgataacgaaggaaatcgaGAAACAGCATCCggggactctactctttgccgacgatgtcatgctcgcgtcggagtctcgaaatgatcttcagaaacaaatacagtcttggaaggagcaatatggattgtgcctcaacacatcaaaaactgagtacatggagggcggaccaaggatagaggatggttcaattcgtgtcgatagcaccgaattaaacaaggtgaactgtttcaaatatcttgatccaaagtga
- a CDS encoding hypothetical protein (NECATOR_CHRIV.G15528.T2), whose product MCGGRNCFMRSLSALYDVLLEQAGHSVEVGVHQGSSLSPLLFILCMDTITKEIEKQHPGTLLFADDVMLASESRNDLQKQIQSWKEQYGLCLNTSKTEYMEGGPRIEDGSIRVDSTELNKVNCFKYLDPK is encoded by the coding sequence atgtgcggtggacgaaactgctttatgcgaagtctatcagcgttgtacgatgtgctgttggaacaagcaggccattccgtagaagtaggggttcatcagggttcatccctctcacccctgctgttcatactgtgcatggacacgataacgaaggaaatcgaGAAACAGCATCCggggactctactctttgccgacgatgtcatgctcgcgtcggagtctcgaaatgatcttcagaaacaaatacagtcttggaaggagcaatatggattgtgcctcaacacatcaaaaactgagtacatggagggcggaccaaggatagaggatggttcaattcgtgtcgatagcaccgaattaaacaaggtgaactgtttcaaatatcttgatccaaagtga
- a CDS encoding hypothetical protein (NECATOR_CHRIV.G15527.T1) translates to MATGLLCDKKVHVRLKSKIYRTVVRPVALCGCECWPTTKALERVLHAMEMRMLRWTTGVTLKEKVSNDTERSIFGVVPITEKMKEARLRWFGHVLRREEDSVAKTALKLDVSVGGQRFAG, encoded by the coding sequence atggcaacaggcctactgtgcgacaagaaagtccatgttcgactgaagtcgaagatctacaggacggttgtgcgtcctgttgccctttgcggatgcgagtgctggccgacgacgaaagccttggaaagggtgctgcacgctatggagatgcggatgttgaggtggacgacaGGTGTAACgttaaaagagaaagtatccaacgacactgaacgctccatcttcggcgtcgtcccgataactgagaagatgaaggaggcgcgactgagatggtttggtcacgtcttgcggcgagaggaagattctgttgccaaaaccgctctaaagctcgacgtttcagtgggaggccaaagattcgctggttag
- a CDS encoding hypothetical protein (NECATOR_CHRIV.G15526.T2) produces the protein MGAIRLKASPHESEVVQISVGVFVYGMGDYGEGVYKRQADAVTVEIGDSTTPMAETTAAEGETTAAAGETTAAAGETTAAAEETTAAAGETTAAAEETTAAAGETTAAAEETTAAAGETTAAAEETTAAAGETTAVAEETTAAAGETTAAAGETTAAAEETTVAAEETTAAGEETTAAGEETTEAGAETTAAGEETTAEAEVTTAAGEETTAKPYVDEPVVPNGNYVDEPYVPKYGKVTGYGAGEQKTNKVSQNGYSGNIKVEPSGYRRRRANEYGDENVTPAPVDENYGPAQEETLEPVNQGYGNNDAPNVEPAGYRKKRANEYGDENVTPAPGGDSYAPAPEETPAPVDTGYPASEAPPVEPGGYRKKRANEYGDENVTPAPGGDSYAPAPEETPAPVDTGYPASEAPPVEPGEETPAPVDTGYPASEAPPVEPGGYRKKRANEYGDENVTPAPGGDSYAPAPEETPAPVDTGYPASEAPPVEPGGYRKKRANEYGDENVTPAPGGDSYAPAPEETPAPVDTGYPASEAPPVEPGGYRKKRANEYGDENVTPAPGGDSYAPAPEETPAPVDTGYPASEAPPVEPGGYRKKRANEYGDENVTPAPGGDSYAPAPEETPAPVDTGYPASEAPPVEPGGYRKKRANEYGDENVTPAPGGDSYAPAPEETPAPVDTGYPASEAPPVEPGGYRKKRANEYGDENVTPAPGGDSYAPAPEETPAPVDTGYPASEAPPVEPGGYRKKRANEYGDENVTPAPGGDSYAPAPEETPAPVDTGYPASEAPPVEPGGYRKKRANEYGDENVTPAPGGDSYAPAPEETPAPVDTGYPASEAPPVEPGGYRKKRANEYGDENVTPAPGGDSYAPAPEETPAPVDTGYPASEAPPVEPGGYRKKRANEYGDENVTPAPGGDSYAPAPEETPAPVDTGYPASEAPPVEPGGYRKKRANEYGDENVTPAPGGDSYAPAPEETPAPVDTGYPASEAPPVEPGGYRKKRANEYGDENVTPAPGYPASEAPPVEPGGYRKKRANEYGDENVTPAPGGDSYAPAPEETPAPVDTGYPASEAPPVEPGGYRKKRANEYGDEKVTPAPGGDSYAPAPEETPAPVDTGYPASEAPPVEPGGYRKKRANEYGDENVTPAPGGDSYAPAPEETPAPVDTGYPASEAPPVEPGGY, from the exons ATGGGAGCAAtacggttaaaggcatcaccccacgaatctgaggtggtgcagatttcagttggagtattcgtatacgggatgggagactacggagagggag TGTACAAACGCCAGGCTGATGCGGTCACCGTCGAAATCGGTGACTCAACGACACCAATGGCGGAGACTACAGCCGCAGAAGGCGAGACAACTGCTGCTGCCGGAGAGACCACAGCTGCAGCAGGGGAAACCACCGCTGCGGCTGAAGAAACCACAGCTGCAGCAGGCGAAACCACTGCTGCGGCTGAAGAAACCACAGCTGCAGCAGGAGAAACCACCGCTGCGGCTGAAGAAACCACAGCTGCAGCAGGGGAAACCACCGCTGCGGCTGAAGAAACCACAGCTGCAGCAGGGGAAACCACTGCTGTTGCTGAAGAAACTACAGCTGCGGCTGGGGAAACAACGGCTGCTGCTGGAGAAACCACTGCTGCCGCCGAAGAAACCACAGTTGCAGCAGAGGAAACCACAGCTGCGGGTGAGGAGACTACAGCTGCCGGAGAAGAAACAACTGAAGCAGGAGCTGAAACTACTGCTGCTGGTGAAGAAACAACTGCTGAAGCTGAAGTTACAACTGCGGCTGGTGAAGAAACTACTGCGAAACCGTACGTTGACGAACCAGTAGTTCCCAACGGTAACTACGTGGACGAGCCATACGTACCAAAGTATGGAAAGGTTACGGGATATGGAGCAGGAGAGCAGAAGACTAATAAGGTCTCTCAAAACGGATATTCCGGAAATATTAAAGTAGAGCCGTCCGGATATCGGCGAAGGCGAGCTAACGAATACGGCGACGAAAACGTAACGCCTGCTCCCGTTGATGAGAATTACGGACCTGCGCAAGAAGAAACACTCGAACCTGTAAATCAGGGATATGGGAACAATGATGCACCAAATGTAGAACCAGCCGGGTACAGGAAGAAGAGAGCAAACGAATACGGAGATGAGAATGTAACTCCTGCTCCAGGTGGTGATTCGTATGCACCAGCTCCAGAAGAAACCCCTGCACCAGTCGACACAGGATACCCCGCCAGTGAAGCCCCTCCCGTAGAGCCAGGCGGTTACAGGAAGAAGAGAGCAAACGAATACGGAGATGAGAATGTAACTCCTGCTCCAGGTGGTGATTCTTATGCACCAGCTCCAGAAGAAACCCCTGCACCAGTTGACACAGGATACCCCGCTAGTGAAGCCCCTCCTGTAGAACCAGGGG AAGAAACCCCTGCACCAGTTGACACGGGATACCCCGCCAGTGAAGCCCCTCCCGTAGAGCCAGGCGGTTACAGGAAGAAGAGAGCAAACGAATACGGAGATGAGAATGTAACTCCTGCTCCAGGTGGTGATTCTTATGCACCAGCTCCAGAAGAAACCCCTGCACCAGTTGACACAGGATACCCCGCTAGTGAAGCCCCTCCTGTAGAACCAGGGGGTTACAGGAAGAAGAGAGCAAACGAATACGGAGATGAGAATGTAACTCCTGCTCCAGGTGGTGATTCTTATGCACCAGCTCCAGAAGAAACCCCTGCACCAGTTGACACGGGATACCCCGCCAGTGAAGCCCCTCCCGTAGAGCCAGGCGGTTACAGGAAGAAGAGAGCAAACGAATACGGAGATGAGAATGTAACTCCTGCTCCAGGTGGTGATTCTTATGCACCAGCTCCAGAAGAAACCCCTGCACCAGTTGACACAGGATACCCCGCTAGTGAAGCCCCTCCTGTAGAACCAGGGGGTTACAGGAAGAAGAGAGCAAACGAATACGGAGATGAGAATGTAACTCCTGCTCCAGGTGGTGATTCTTATGCACCAGCTCCAGAAGAAACCCCTGCACCAGTCGACACAGGATACCCCGCTAGTGAAGCCCCTCCTGTAGAACCAGGGGGTTACAGGAAGAAGAGAGCAAACGAATACGGAGATGAGAATGTAACTCCTGCTCCAGGTGGTGATTCTTATGCACCAGCTCCAGAAGAAACCCCTGCACCAGTCGACACAGGATACCCCGCCAGTGAAGCCCCTCCCGTAGAGCCAGGCGGTTACAGGAAGAAGAGAGCAAACGAATACGGAGATGAGAATGTAACTCCTGCTCCAGGTGGTGATTCTTATGCACCAGCTCCAGAAGAAACCCCTGCACCAGTTGACACAGGATACCCCGCTAGTGAAGCCCCTCCTGTAGAACCAGGGGGTTACAGGAAGAAGAGAGCAAACGAATACGGAGATGAGAATGTAACTCCTGCTCCAGGTGGTGATTCTTATGCACCAGCTCCAGAAGAAACCCCTGCACCAGTTGACACAGGATACCCCGCTAGTGAAGCCCCTCCCGTAGAACCAGGGGGTTACAGGAAGAAGAGAGCAAACGAATACGGAGATGAGAATGTAACTCCTGCTCCAGGTGGTGATTCTTATGCACCAGCTCCAGAAGAAACCCCTGCACCAGTTGACACAGGATACCCCGCCAGTGAAGCCCCTCCCGTAGAGCCAGGCGGTTACAGGAAGAAGAGAGCAAACGAATACGGAGATGAGAATGTAACTCCTGCTCCAGGTGGTGATTCGTATGCACCAGCTCCAGAAGAAACCCCTGCACCAGTTGACACGGGATACCCCGCCAGTGAAGCCCCTCCTGTAGAACCAGGGGGTTACAGGAAGAAGAGAGCAAACGAATACGGAGATGAGAATGTAACTCCTGCTCCAGGTGGTGATTCGTATGCACCAGCTCCAGAAGAAACCCCTGCACCAGTTGACACGGGATATCCTGCCAGTGAAGCCCCTCCCGTAGAGCCAGGCGGTTACAGGAAGAAGAGAGCAAACGAATACGGAGATGAGAATGTAACTCCTGCTCCAGGTGGTGATTCGTATGCACCAGCTCCAGAAGAAACCCCTGCACCAGTTGACACGGGATACCCCGCCAGTGAAGCCCCTCCCGTAGAGCCAGGCGGTTACAGGAAGAAGAGAGCAAACGAATACGGAGATGAGAATGTAACTCCTGCTCCAG GATACCCCGCCAGTGAAGCCCCTCCCGTAGAGCCAGGCGGTTACAGGAAGAAGAGAGCAAACGAATACGGAGATGAGAATGTAACTCCTGCTCCAGGTGGTGATTCGTATGCACCAGCTCCAGAAGAAACCCCTGCACCAGTCGACACAGGATACCCCGCCAGTGAAGCCCCTCCAGTAGAGCCAGGCGGTTACAGGAAGAAGAGAGCAAACGAATACGGAGATGAGAAAGTGACTCCTGCTCCAGGTGGTGATTCGTATGCACCAGCTCCAGAAGAAACCCCTGCACCAGTTGACACGGGATATCCTGCCAGTGAAGCCCCTCCCGTAGAGCCAGGCGGTTACAGGAAGAAGAGAGCAAACGAATACGGAGATGAGAATGTAACTCCTGCTCCAGGTGGTGATTCGTATGCACCAGCTCCAGAAGAAACCCCTGCACCAGTTGACACGGGATATCCTGCCAGTGAAGCCCCTCCTGTGGAACCAGGGGGTTATTAA
- a CDS encoding hypothetical protein (NECATOR_CHRIV.G15529.T1): MEPFCAALVRSWRGGESTTITCVTKSSVILPSQLFPASRVGTGPRRLANFRDRACLERKGDIADCTSYRPIRLLCHTMKVFERVPEARLRKIVSVSLNQCDFVKDCSTIDAIHAARILLEKHREKNRSVLFSISSGNVHEVA; this comes from the coding sequence atggagccgttctgcgccgctctggtcagatcctggagaggtggcgagagtactacaatcacttgtgtaacgaagagttctgtcatcctcccatcccaactgttcccagcgtcgagggttgGAACAGGacccagacgtttggcaaacttccgtgaccgtgcctgtctggaaaggaaaggagacattgctgactgcacttcgtacaggcctatacggctgctctgccatacgatgaaggtttttgagcgtgtaccggaagctcgtctgaggaaaattgtcagcgtttcactcaaccagtgcgactttgtgaaggactgcagcactatagatgctatccatgctgcccgtatcctcctggagaaacatcgagagaagaaccgcagtgtgcttttctcgatctcgagtggaaatgtccatgaggtcgcatag
- a CDS encoding hypothetical protein (NECATOR_CHRIV.G15526.T1) has protein sequence MGDYGEGVYKRQADAVTVEIGDSTTPMAETTAAEGETTAAAGETTAAAGETTAAAEETTAAAGETTAAAEETTAAAGETTAAAEETTAAAGETTAAAEETTAAAGETTAVAEETTAAAGETTAAAGETTAAAEETTVAAEETTAAGEETTAAGEETTEAGAETTAAGEETTAEAEVTTAAGEETTAKPYVDEPVVPNGNYVDEPYVPKYGKVTGYGAGEQKTNKVSQNGYSGNIKVEPSGYRRRRANEYGDENVTPAPVDENYGPAQEETLEPVNQGYGNNDAPNVEPAGYRKKRANEYGDENVTPAPGGDSYAPAPEETPAPVDTGYPASEAPPVEPGGYRKKRANEYGDENVTPAPGGDSYAPAPEETPAPVDTGYPASEAPPVEPGEETPAPVDTGYPASEAPPVEPGGYRKKRANEYGDENVTPAPGGDSYAPAPEETPAPVDTGYPASEAPPVEPGGYRKKRANEYGDENVTPAPGGDSYAPAPEETPAPVDTGYPASEAPPVEPGGYRKKRANEYGDENVTPAPGGDSYAPAPEETPAPVDTGYPASEAPPVEPGGYRKKRANEYGDENVTPAPGGDSYAPAPEETPAPVDTGYPASEAPPVEPGGYRKKRANEYGDENVTPAPGGDSYAPAPEETPAPVDTGYPASEAPPVEPGGYRKKRANEYGDENVTPAPGGDSYAPAPEETPAPVDTGYPASEAPPVEPGGYRKKRANEYGDENVTPAPGGDSYAPAPEETPAPVDTGYPASEAPPVEPGGYRKKRANEYGDENVTPAPGGDSYAPAPEETPAPVDTGYPASEAPPVEPGGYRKKRANEYGDENVTPAPGGDSYAPAPEETPAPVDTGYPASEAPPVEPGGYRKKRANEYGDENVTPAPGGDSYAPAPEETPAPVDTGYPASEAPPVEPGGYRKKRANEYGDENVTPAPGGDSYAPAPEETPAPVDTGYPASEAPPVEPGGYRKKRANEYGDENVTPAPGYPASEAPPVEPGGYRKKRANEYGDENVTPAPGGDSYAPAPEETPAPVDTGYPASEAPPVEPGGYRKKRANEYGDEKVTPAPGGDSYAPAPEETPAPVDTGYPASEAPPVEPGGYRKKRANEYGDENVTPAPGGDSYAPAPEETPAPVDTGYPASEAPPVEPGGY, from the exons atgggagactacggagagggag TGTACAAACGCCAGGCTGATGCGGTCACCGTCGAAATCGGTGACTCAACGACACCAATGGCGGAGACTACAGCCGCAGAAGGCGAGACAACTGCTGCTGCCGGAGAGACCACAGCTGCAGCAGGGGAAACCACCGCTGCGGCTGAAGAAACCACAGCTGCAGCAGGCGAAACCACTGCTGCGGCTGAAGAAACCACAGCTGCAGCAGGAGAAACCACCGCTGCGGCTGAAGAAACCACAGCTGCAGCAGGGGAAACCACCGCTGCGGCTGAAGAAACCACAGCTGCAGCAGGGGAAACCACTGCTGTTGCTGAAGAAACTACAGCTGCGGCTGGGGAAACAACGGCTGCTGCTGGAGAAACCACTGCTGCCGCCGAAGAAACCACAGTTGCAGCAGAGGAAACCACAGCTGCGGGTGAGGAGACTACAGCTGCCGGAGAAGAAACAACTGAAGCAGGAGCTGAAACTACTGCTGCTGGTGAAGAAACAACTGCTGAAGCTGAAGTTACAACTGCGGCTGGTGAAGAAACTACTGCGAAACCGTACGTTGACGAACCAGTAGTTCCCAACGGTAACTACGTGGACGAGCCATACGTACCAAAGTATGGAAAGGTTACGGGATATGGAGCAGGAGAGCAGAAGACTAATAAGGTCTCTCAAAACGGATATTCCGGAAATATTAAAGTAGAGCCGTCCGGATATCGGCGAAGGCGAGCTAACGAATACGGCGACGAAAACGTAACGCCTGCTCCCGTTGATGAGAATTACGGACCTGCGCAAGAAGAAACACTCGAACCTGTAAATCAGGGATATGGGAACAATGATGCACCAAATGTAGAACCAGCCGGGTACAGGAAGAAGAGAGCAAACGAATACGGAGATGAGAATGTAACTCCTGCTCCAGGTGGTGATTCGTATGCACCAGCTCCAGAAGAAACCCCTGCACCAGTCGACACAGGATACCCCGCCAGTGAAGCCCCTCCCGTAGAGCCAGGCGGTTACAGGAAGAAGAGAGCAAACGAATACGGAGATGAGAATGTAACTCCTGCTCCAGGTGGTGATTCTTATGCACCAGCTCCAGAAGAAACCCCTGCACCAGTTGACACAGGATACCCCGCTAGTGAAGCCCCTCCTGTAGAACCAGGGG AAGAAACCCCTGCACCAGTTGACACGGGATACCCCGCCAGTGAAGCCCCTCCCGTAGAGCCAGGCGGTTACAGGAAGAAGAGAGCAAACGAATACGGAGATGAGAATGTAACTCCTGCTCCAGGTGGTGATTCTTATGCACCAGCTCCAGAAGAAACCCCTGCACCAGTTGACACAGGATACCCCGCTAGTGAAGCCCCTCCTGTAGAACCAGGGGGTTACAGGAAGAAGAGAGCAAACGAATACGGAGATGAGAATGTAACTCCTGCTCCAGGTGGTGATTCTTATGCACCAGCTCCAGAAGAAACCCCTGCACCAGTTGACACGGGATACCCCGCCAGTGAAGCCCCTCCCGTAGAGCCAGGCGGTTACAGGAAGAAGAGAGCAAACGAATACGGAGATGAGAATGTAACTCCTGCTCCAGGTGGTGATTCTTATGCACCAGCTCCAGAAGAAACCCCTGCACCAGTTGACACAGGATACCCCGCTAGTGAAGCCCCTCCTGTAGAACCAGGGGGTTACAGGAAGAAGAGAGCAAACGAATACGGAGATGAGAATGTAACTCCTGCTCCAGGTGGTGATTCTTATGCACCAGCTCCAGAAGAAACCCCTGCACCAGTCGACACAGGATACCCCGCTAGTGAAGCCCCTCCTGTAGAACCAGGGGGTTACAGGAAGAAGAGAGCAAACGAATACGGAGATGAGAATGTAACTCCTGCTCCAGGTGGTGATTCTTATGCACCAGCTCCAGAAGAAACCCCTGCACCAGTCGACACAGGATACCCCGCCAGTGAAGCCCCTCCCGTAGAGCCAGGCGGTTACAGGAAGAAGAGAGCAAACGAATACGGAGATGAGAATGTAACTCCTGCTCCAGGTGGTGATTCTTATGCACCAGCTCCAGAAGAAACCCCTGCACCAGTTGACACAGGATACCCCGCTAGTGAAGCCCCTCCTGTAGAACCAGGGGGTTACAGGAAGAAGAGAGCAAACGAATACGGAGATGAGAATGTAACTCCTGCTCCAGGTGGTGATTCTTATGCACCAGCTCCAGAAGAAACCCCTGCACCAGTTGACACAGGATACCCCGCTAGTGAAGCCCCTCCCGTAGAACCAGGGGGTTACAGGAAGAAGAGAGCAAACGAATACGGAGATGAGAATGTAACTCCTGCTCCAGGTGGTGATTCTTATGCACCAGCTCCAGAAGAAACCCCTGCACCAGTTGACACAGGATACCCCGCCAGTGAAGCCCCTCCCGTAGAGCCAGGCGGTTACAGGAAGAAGAGAGCAAACGAATACGGAGATGAGAATGTAACTCCTGCTCCAGGTGGTGATTCGTATGCACCAGCTCCAGAAGAAACCCCTGCACCAGTTGACACGGGATACCCCGCCAGTGAAGCCCCTCCTGTAGAACCAGGGGGTTACAGGAAGAAGAGAGCAAACGAATACGGAGATGAGAATGTAACTCCTGCTCCAGGTGGTGATTCGTATGCACCAGCTCCAGAAGAAACCCCTGCACCAGTTGACACGGGATATCCTGCCAGTGAAGCCCCTCCCGTAGAGCCAGGCGGTTACAGGAAGAAGAGAGCAAACGAATACGGAGATGAGAATGTAACTCCTGCTCCAGGTGGTGATTCGTATGCACCAGCTCCAGAAGAAACCCCTGCACCAGTTGACACGGGATACCCCGCCAGTGAAGCCCCTCCCGTAGAGCCAGGCGGTTACAGGAAGAAGAGAGCAAACGAATACGGAGATGAGAATGTAACTCCTGCTCCAG GATACCCCGCCAGTGAAGCCCCTCCCGTAGAGCCAGGCGGTTACAGGAAGAAGAGAGCAAACGAATACGGAGATGAGAATGTAACTCCTGCTCCAGGTGGTGATTCGTATGCACCAGCTCCAGAAGAAACCCCTGCACCAGTCGACACAGGATACCCCGCCAGTGAAGCCCCTCCAGTAGAGCCAGGCGGTTACAGGAAGAAGAGAGCAAACGAATACGGAGATGAGAAAGTGACTCCTGCTCCAGGTGGTGATTCGTATGCACCAGCTCCAGAAGAAACCCCTGCACCAGTTGACACGGGATATCCTGCCAGTGAAGCCCCTCCCGTAGAGCCAGGCGGTTACAGGAAGAAGAGAGCAAACGAATACGGAGATGAGAATGTAACTCCTGCTCCAGGTGGTGATTCGTATGCACCAGCTCCAGAAGAAACCCCTGCACCAGTTGACACGGGATATCCTGCCAGTGAAGCCCCTCCTGTGGAACCAGGGGGTTATTAA
- a CDS encoding hypothetical protein (NECATOR_CHRIV.G15530.T2), with protein MVNGHVGSRKDGFETCYGGYAYGARNDDGLRILEYAVASGLIIANTQYRERKSHLITYTSGGRETQADFWMLRRRDRRFLQDSEVRKEKSKGGKPKVQKATWFWNKDVQAAIREKKSKYKLWWRTRQPEDRGAYLTAKREAKKGEIRPLEGCLRHA; from the exons ATGGtgaacggacatgtcggttctcggaaagacgggTTCGAGACCTGTTATGGTGGATACGcttatggagctcgtaacgacgacgggttgcgaatcctggagtatgctgttgcaagtggcttgatcattgctaataCGCAGTATCgggaaagaaaatcgcatttgatcacatacaccagcggcggtcgtgaaacacaagcagatttctggatgttacgccgacgagatcgccgatttctgcaggattcagaagtcagaaaagaaaaatcgaaaggag gtaagcccaaagtacaaaaggctacgtggttttggaacaaggacgttcaggcggcaattcgtgagaagaagtccaagtataagctctggtggaggacacgtcagcctgaagatcggggtgcttactTAACGGCGAaaagggaggctaagaagggcGAAATCCGACCACTAGAAGGCTGtttacgacatgcttga